One window from the genome of Cottoperca gobio chromosome 15, fCotGob3.1, whole genome shotgun sequence encodes:
- the LOC115020311 gene encoding solute carrier family 22 member 7-like, which translates to MCYRIPVKMKFENILEEIDGFGSFQLITIVLLCAPRIVLPCHFLLNNFIAASPPHHCDISSLGDGGLFRNLSEEQRLTVSLPVRDDGPESCEMFAEPQFQLLANSSNRTGLRTVHCRSGWVYDNSTFTSTLATEWNLVCERRSLTQTTGTIFFLGVMIGGIAFGFFSDKYGRKNTLLASYIMATVFGFCSAFANSYVVFAVLRFLTGFGLTGISIIAIVLSIEWVDTDHRSFIGVIGSLSWSVGNMLLAGLAFLVNDWRSLIMTVTAPLGFAILTWWWIPESARWLLAHGKVEKAKFYLDRCAKLNKRHKLSPKLKLETLSTIERQDTNYTYLDLIKTPKMRRLTLLMGIVWYGVASTYYGISLNISGLGLNMYLTHFIYAAIEVPAKLMVFCFLNIIGRRKCQAGTLLLTGTCIAINIFLPQDLWHVRIVIAILGKGLSEASFTTVFLYTTELYPTVVRQNGLGYTIFVSRLGVSVAPLILLLEDVWTLLPQVIICSVAIVSGLVALLLPETLKEKLPETIEDIEKPKLLNNTRKPRCGNVLAPSGGSVEVDTK; encoded by the exons ATGTGTTATAGAATCCCGGTGAAGATGAAGTTTGAGAACATCCTGGAGGAAATCGACGGTTTTGGGTCTTTCCAGCTCATCACCATCGTCCTGCTGTGCGCCCCACGGATAGTTCTGCCGTGTCATTTCCTATTGAATAACTTCATTGCAGCGTCTCCTCCTCACCACTGTGACATCAGCAGCCTGGGTGATGGGGGACTCTTCAGAAATCTAAGTGAGGAGCAGAGACTGACCGTCAGCCTTCCTGTACGAGACGATGGCCCAGAATCCTGTGAGATGTTTGCAGAGCCTCAGTTTCAGCTCTTAGCCAACAGCTCCAACCGCACAGGGCTGCGGACCGTTCACTGTCGGAGCGGGTGGGTTTATGACAACTCCACCTTCACTTCCACCCTGGCAACAGAG TGGAAccttgtgtgtgagaggagaagCTTGACACAAACCACAGGAACAATCTTCTTCCTTGGAGTGATGATCGGGGGCATAGCTTTTGGATTCTTCTCTGATAA GTACGGGAGGAAAAACACTCTCCTGGCGTCCTACATCATGGCCACCGTGTTTGGCTTCTGCAGCGCGTTTGCAAACTCCTACGTTGTGTTTGCAGTTCTCAGGTTTCTCACTGGGTTCGGACTGACAGGAATCAGCATCATTGCAATCGTTCTCA GCATTGAGTGGGTGGACACAGATCATCGGTCATTCATCGGTGTGATTGGCAGCCTGTCCTGGTCTGTAGGTAACATGCTGCTGGCTGGATTAGCCTTCCTGGTAAATGACTGGCGGTCACTGATCATGACTGTCACAGCCCCGCTGGGCTTTGCAATCTTGACTTGGTG GTGGATTCCTGAGTCTGCCCGCTGGCTTTTAGCGCACGGTAAAGTGGAAAAGGCCAAGTTTTATCTTGACAGATGTGCCAAGCTCAACAAAAGACATAAACTGTCTCCCAAATTAAAACTGGAG ACGCTCTCCACCATAGAAAGGCAGGACACAAACTACACGTACCTCGACCTCATCAAGACCCCAAAGATGAGGCGGTTAACTCTCCTGATGGGGATTGTGTG GTATGGAGTTGCCTCGACGTATTATGGAATCAGCCTGAACATCAGTGGATTAGGTTTAAACATGTACCTCACACACTTCATCTATGCTGCCATTGAAGTCCCCGCCAAGCTGATGGTCTTTTGCTTTCTCAACATCATCGGACGGAGGAAGTGCCAAGCAGGCACGCTGTTACTGACGGGAACCTGCATCGCCATCAACATCTTCTTACCACAAG ATCTGTGGCATGTGCGTATTGTTATTGCCATTCTTGGGAAAGGTCTGTCAGAAGCGTCCTTCACGACTGTCTTCCTCTACACCACCGAGCTTTACCCCACAGTCGTCAG ACAAAACGGTCTGGGCTACACCATCTTCGTGAGTCGTCTGGGAGTGTCCGTGGCTCCGCtcatcctgctgctggaggacgTGTGGACTCTTCTCCCGCAGGTCATCATCTGCTCGGTGGCCATTGTTTCTGGCCTGGTGGCTCTGCTGCTTCCAGAGACCCTGAAGGAGAAGCTGCCAGAGACGATTGAAGACATTGAAAAGCCAAAGTTGTTAAATAACACACGAAAGCCACgatgtggaaatgttttggcACCATCTGGTGGTAGTGTTGAGGTTGACACAAAGTGA